In Musa acuminata AAA Group cultivar baxijiao chromosome BXJ2-8, Cavendish_Baxijiao_AAA, whole genome shotgun sequence, one genomic interval encodes:
- the LOC135581491 gene encoding DNA-damage-repair/toleration protein DRT111, chloroplastic-like isoform X1: MLGGLYGDLPPPSSAADEEKSSSSTVWSSSAKMAPATLRKPSSVLTPPQSVLKNQQSQSKAKSSIASQMKTLSSSAPPPSLPENGTKSSSFQPALVGVTSSVIEEYDPARPNDYEEYRREKKKRAAEAEMKRELERRRCEEEERERERERREREAAEREDNDHQSRSSSLSISGEEAWRRRAAISGGVAPRSPSPPPGGEGFSIGKSGSTGLGIGVGGQMTAAQRMMAKMGWKEGQGLGKQEQGITTPLMAKKTDRRAGVIVNASESKPDKKPKSVNLNSSPTRVVLLRNMVGPGEVDDELEDEVASECTKYGTVTRVLIFEITEANFPTDEAVRIFVQFERSEEATKALIDLDGRFFGGRVVHASFYDEERFGNNELAPMPGEIPGYP, translated from the exons atgctgGGTGGACTGTATGGGGACCTTCCGCCTCCTTCTTCAGCAGCTGATGAAGAGAAAAGCAGCAGTTCCACTGTTTGGTCGAGCAGCGCAAAGATGGCGCCAGCCACATTGCGAAAGCCGTCATCTGTACTTACACCTCCTCAGTCCGTTTTGAAGAACCAGCAGTCACAAAGCAAAGCTAAAAGCTCAATTGCGTCACAAATGAAGACTCTGAGTTCTTCTGCTCCACCACCATCTTTACCAGAAAATGGTACAAAAAGCTCATCCTTTCAGCCAGCTCTTGTGGGGGTaacatcatcagtgatcgaggaaTATGATCCTGCAAGACCAAATGATTATGAAGAGTataggagagagaagaagaaaagagctgCTGAGGCTGAAATGAAGAGGGAGCTGGAGAGGAGGCGTTGCGAAGAGGAAGAAAGGGAGAGAGAGCGTGAAAGAAGGGAACGAGAAGCTGCAGAGAGAGAGGATAATGATCAtcaatcaaggtcctcatcattgAGTATTTCTGGTGAAGAAGCTTGGAGAAGACGTGCTGCCATAAGCGGGGGAGTTGCTCCAAGGTCACCTTCTCCACCTCCAGGTGGGGAGGGGTTTAGCATCGGAAAGTCAGGTTCGACTGGATTGGGAATTGGTGTTGGTGGGCAGATGACTGCTGCACAGAGGATGATGGCAAAGATGGGCTGGAAAGAAGGCCAGGGACTCGGCAAGCAGGAACAGGGAATTACTACTCCACTGATGGCCAAAAAGACTGACAGACGAGCTGGGGTGATAGTTAATGCCAGCGAGTCTAAACCAGATAAGAAGCCTAAAAGTGTTAATCTCAATAGCTCACCGACTCGTGTTGTACTACTCCGGAACATG GTTGGACCAGGAGAGGTGGATGATGAGCTTGAAGATGAGGTTGCCTCCGAGTGCACCAAGTATGGCACTGTGACACGTGTCTTGATATTCGAAATCACTGAGGCCAACTTCCCAACTGATGAAGCAGTCAGGATCTTTGTGCAATTTGAGAGATCAGAAGAAGCGACAAAGGCATTAATTGACCTTGATGGTCGCTTCTTTGGTGGAAGAGTAGTGCATGCTTCATTCTATGATGAGGAGAGATTCGGAAACAACGAGCTGGCTCCAATGCCTGGTGAGATACCTGGTTACCCATGA
- the LOC135620298 gene encoding F-box/WD-40 repeat-containing protein At5g21040-like has product MALECRGIEESLPEKFAASTWDEEVLWAGVPSQVLCVSSKPMCSKKPYSKSITRKSVSSVLLKKGDSKSERTTADEAGPNGQPLSFTDLPATVVSEILQCLDAKDLGIMSCVSTLLNSLASDHYGWKDFYCDRWGPPRGLNPPAGPGFPNHKSWKELFVEREFRSKSFMGRYSMEDLHGHTEAVRAVFLLQSAKLIFTGGYDAVIRMWDMEEGLSVAVSRPLGCTIRAITADSELLVAGGTDAFLQCWRAIEGHPHLFDIAGVSVNHNCNFRLWGHEGPVTCLALDSTRIYSGSWDMSVRMWDRTHSKCLRTLRHGDWVWSLVPRGGTVASTAGRDAYIWDIDTGCLMTVIHNAHEGNAYSLTRSHLGDLLFSGGEDGMIHMYQVSHDCDAEDIKPVATWIPHTGPVHSLAFEFPWVVSSSSDGRIALIDVRKLLKSGQSCTSSQQSQVRHSTPDAVEPPQRMLHGFGCNLFSVDIGADRIICGGEEGIIRIWNFSQALEVAKRAQALRSVRLENRMRRRKAQIEMCSNGACADQCSVAARRNQLNGERSGVWHSKRGMSGKLKA; this is encoded by the coding sequence ATGGCCTTAGAATGCCGAGGGATAGAGGAATCATTGCCAGAGAAGTTTGCCGCCAGTACTTGGGACGAAGAAGTTCTCTGGGCTGGCGTCCCTTCCCAAGTTTTATGTGTCAGCTCGAAACCAATGTGCAGCAAGAAACCTTACAGCAAATCCATTACTCGGAAATCTGTTTCCTCGGTTCTTTTGAAGAAAGGTGACTCCAAGTCTGAGAGGACGACAGCTGATGAGGCAGGTCCTAATGGTCAACCCCTTTCCTTCACGGACCTTCCTGCGACTGTAGTTTCTGAGATTCTTCAGTGTCTCGATGCCAAAGATCTCGGCATCATGTCCTGTGTCTCTACTCTGCTCAATAGCCTTGCATCTGACCATTATGGGTGGAAGGATTTCTATTGTGATAGATGGGGTCCTCCACGGGGACTGAATCCTCCTGCTGGACCTGGCTTCCCAAACCATAAATCTTGGAAGGAGTTATTTGTGGAAAGGGAGTTTAGAAGCAAATCGTTCATGGGACGGTACAGCATGGAGGACCTCCATGGCCACACTGAAGCTGTACGAGCTGTATTTCTTCTCCAGTCAGCAAAACTTATCTTTACTGGAGGGTATGATGCTGTCATTCGTATGTGGGACATGGAAGAAGGCTTGTCGGTTGCGGTATCTCGCCCTCTCGGTTGCACAATTCGAGCTATCACTGCTGATTCTGAGCTCTTGGTAGCTGGCGGAACAGATGCATTTCTGCAGTGCTGGAGAGCAATTGAAGGGCATCCACACCTGTTTGACATTGCAGGTGTCTctgtgaaccataactgcaacttCCGCCTATGGGGCCATGAAGGTCCTGTTACTTGTCTTGCTTTAGAttccaccagaatttatagtggttcatggGACATGAGTGTTCGTATGTGGGACCGAACTCATTCAAAATGCTTGAGGACATTGAGGCATGGAGATTGGGTGTGGTCTCTCGTCCCTCGTGGTGGAACTGTTGCTAGCACAGCTGGTAGAGATGCTTATATTTGGGACATTGATACTGGATGCTTGATGACTGTTATCCATAATGCTCATGAGGGTAATGCCTATTCTTTGACTCGAAGCCATTTGGGAGATCTTTTATTTTCTGGAGGAGAGGATGGCATGATTCATATGTACCAAGTTAGCCATGACTGTGATGCTGAAGATATTAAACCAGTTGCGACTTGGATTCCACACACAGGCCCTGTTCATTCACTTGCTTTTGAGTTTCCATGGGTTGTGTCATCTTCAAGTGATGGGAGGATCGCCCTAATTGATGTGAGGAAGCTGTTGAAGTCTGGTCAATCTTGCACTTCAAGTCAGCAATCTCAGGTCAGGCACTCCACACCAGATGCAGTGGAGCCACCTCAAAGGATGCTACACGGCTTTGGTTGCAATCTTTTCTCTGTGGACATTGGTGCAGATAGGATCATATGTGGTGGTGAGGAAGGTATTATTAGAATTTGGAACTTTTCACAGGCATTGGAGGTTGCAAAGAGGGCCCAAGCCCTTAGAAGTGTTAGGCTGGAGAACCGGATGAGGCGGCGCAAGGCGCAGATTGAGATGTGTAGTAATGGTGCATGCGCTGATCAGTGTTCAGTTGCAGCAAGAAGGAATCAGCTGAATGGGGAGCGCAGTGGCGTTTGGCACAGTAAGCGTGGCATGAGTGGAAAACTAAAGGCCTAG
- the LOC135581491 gene encoding DNA-damage-repair/toleration protein DRT111, chloroplastic-like isoform X2: MLGGLYGDLPPPSSAADEEKSSSSTVWSSSAKMAPATLRKPSSVLTPPQSVLKNQQSQSKAKSSIASQMKTLSSSAPPPSLPENGTKSSSFQPALVGVTSSVIEEYDPARPNDYEEYRREKKKRAAEAEMKRELERRRCEEEERERERERREREAAEREDNDHQSRSSSLSISGEEAWRRRAAISGGVAPRSPSPPPGGEGFSIGKSGSTGLGIGVGGQMTAAQRMMAKMGWKEGQGLGKQEQGITTPLMAKKTDRRAGVIVNASESKPDKKPKSVNLNSSPTRVVLLRNMVGPGEVDDELEDEVASECTKYGTVTRVLIFEITEANFPTDEAVRIFVQFERSEEATKALIDLDGRFFGGRVVHASFYDEERFGNNELAPMPEAGV; the protein is encoded by the exons atgctgGGTGGACTGTATGGGGACCTTCCGCCTCCTTCTTCAGCAGCTGATGAAGAGAAAAGCAGCAGTTCCACTGTTTGGTCGAGCAGCGCAAAGATGGCGCCAGCCACATTGCGAAAGCCGTCATCTGTACTTACACCTCCTCAGTCCGTTTTGAAGAACCAGCAGTCACAAAGCAAAGCTAAAAGCTCAATTGCGTCACAAATGAAGACTCTGAGTTCTTCTGCTCCACCACCATCTTTACCAGAAAATGGTACAAAAAGCTCATCCTTTCAGCCAGCTCTTGTGGGGGTaacatcatcagtgatcgaggaaTATGATCCTGCAAGACCAAATGATTATGAAGAGTataggagagagaagaagaaaagagctgCTGAGGCTGAAATGAAGAGGGAGCTGGAGAGGAGGCGTTGCGAAGAGGAAGAAAGGGAGAGAGAGCGTGAAAGAAGGGAACGAGAAGCTGCAGAGAGAGAGGATAATGATCAtcaatcaaggtcctcatcattgAGTATTTCTGGTGAAGAAGCTTGGAGAAGACGTGCTGCCATAAGCGGGGGAGTTGCTCCAAGGTCACCTTCTCCACCTCCAGGTGGGGAGGGGTTTAGCATCGGAAAGTCAGGTTCGACTGGATTGGGAATTGGTGTTGGTGGGCAGATGACTGCTGCACAGAGGATGATGGCAAAGATGGGCTGGAAAGAAGGCCAGGGACTCGGCAAGCAGGAACAGGGAATTACTACTCCACTGATGGCCAAAAAGACTGACAGACGAGCTGGGGTGATAGTTAATGCCAGCGAGTCTAAACCAGATAAGAAGCCTAAAAGTGTTAATCTCAATAGCTCACCGACTCGTGTTGTACTACTCCGGAACATG GTTGGACCAGGAGAGGTGGATGATGAGCTTGAAGATGAGGTTGCCTCCGAGTGCACCAAGTATGGCACTGTGACACGTGTCTTGATATTCGAAATCACTGAGGCCAACTTCCCAACTGATGAAGCAGTCAGGATCTTTGTGCAATTTGAGAGATCAGAAGAAGCGACAAAGGCATTAATTGACCTTGATGGTCGCTTCTTTGGTGGAAGAGTAGTGCATGCTTCATTCTATGATGAGGAGAGATTCGGAAACAACGAGCTGGCTCCAATGCCTG AAGCTGGAGTCTGA